The Stenotrophomonas sp. BIO128-Bstrain region GCTTTTCACGATCGCCGGCAGTTTCAGTTCGATGGTTTCCAAGGTGCTGAAGCGCTCGTTGCAGGCCTCGCACTCGCGGCGACGCCGGATCGTCGCGCCGTCTTCAGAGACGCGCGAGTCGATCACACGGGTATCGGCATGCTGGCAGAACGGACAGTACATGGAACGCCTTGCATCGGGAAAACGTCATGCCGTGGTCACGGCAGCGTCGCAACGGTACCTGAGAGAGACAGGCAACAGCAAATGGCTGGGGGCAGAGGCCAGCCCAGCCTAGGCCGGCTGCCGGCGCAGCCACAGCAGGTGCGCCGCACAGGAGAGCATCGGCGGCCCGGCCAGCAGCAGAACCAGTGCCATCGGACTCGCGACGGCCTGCCAGAATGCAATGCCGACCACCGCCAGGGCGGCAAGGACGCCAAGGCCCAATGCAGCCCACGGCCAAGGCCCGGCATCGCGCAGGCCGGTGCGTCCCTTTCGGAGATAGCGGCCACTCAACCACAGCCAGCCCACGATCCCGATCAGGCCGGCCGCCCCCCAGCCGCCAATCACCAGGCGCGAGGCCCGGTCCAGATAGGCCGGCTCGACCCATGCGACCCAGACCCCGATGGCGGCGAAGGTGCCACCGCCAGCCATCCCCACGATGCCGCAGACCAGGGCCAGCACGGCGTAGATACGCCGTTGCCGGCCCTCGTCCATGTCAACCGTAGACCGGGTACTTGCGGCACTGCGCGCTGACCGCATCGCGCACGCGGGCGATCACGGCCTCGTCAGCCGGGGCATCGAGCACGTCGGCGATCCAGTTGGCCAGGTCCACGCAGTCCTGTTCCACGTAACCGCGCGTGGTGACCGCCGGGGTGCCCAGGCGCAGGCCCGAGGTCACGAACGGCGAACGCGGGTCGTTGGGCACCGAGTTCTTGTTGACGGTGATGTGGGCCAGGCCGAGCGCGGCTTCGGCATCCTTGCCCGAGACATCCTTGCCGATCATGTCGACCAGCATCAGGTGGTTCTGGGTGCCGCCGGACACGATCTTGTAGCCACGCGCGATCAGCGTGTTGGCCATCGCCTGGGCGTTCTTGACCACCTGCTGCTGGTAGGCCTTGAAGCCCGGCTCCAGCGCCTCCTTGAAGGCCACGGCCTTGCCGGCGATGACGTGCATCAGCGGGCCGCCCTGGATGCCCGGGAACACGATGGACTGCAGCTTCTTCTGCAGTTCTTCGCTTGCCCCCTTGGCGATGATGATGCCGCCACGCGGGCCGCGCAGCGTCTTGTGGGTGGTCGAGGTGACCACGTGGGCGTGCGGCAGCGGGCTCGGGTAGACGCCGGCGGCGACCAGGCCGGCCACGTGCGCCATGTCCACGAACAGGTAGGCACCGACCTTGTCGGCGATGGCGCGGAAGCGTGCCCAGTCCACCACCTGCGAGTAGGCCGAGAAGCCGGCCACGACCATCTTCGGCTTGTGCTCCAGGGCCAGGCGCTCGACCTCGTCATAGTCGATCAGGCCGGCTTCGTCGACACCGTACTGGATGGCGTTGAACAGCTTGCCCGAGGCATTGACCTTGGCACCGTGGGTCAGGTGGCCGCCGTGGGCCAGGCTCATGCCCAGGATGGTGTCGCCCGGCTGCAGCAGCGCGAAGTACACCGCCTGGTTGGCCTGCGAACCGCTGTGCGGCTGCACGTTGGCGTAGTCGGCGTCGAACAGCTGCTTGAGGCGGTCGATCGCCAGCTGTTCGGCGACGTCCACATATTCGCAGCCACCGTAGTAGCGCTTGCCCGGATAGCCCTCGGCGTACTTGTTGGTCAGCTGGCTGCCCTGGGCCTCCATCACGGCCGGGCTGGTGTAGTTCTCGCTGGCGATCAGCTCGACATGGTCTTCCTGGCGCTGGGTTTCGGCGGCGATGGCCTTGGCCAGTTCGGGATCGTAGGTTTCGATGCGGACGTCACGCGGGAACATCGGTTACTCCAGGCAGGCAGAGGGGGTACAGCGCGAGCCTTGGATTGTAGTCCCCGGGCGCGGGGCTGACCAATTGTGCCGCCGATCGCCGGCACCACCGCATGCTGCCCAGGGCGCCAGCCGCAGCGGCCCGCCGCGGAAACCAGAACGGCGCCCCGAAGGGCGCCGTCCGTGTGAGGTACCGCCGCGATTGGACCCGGTCTTACCGGTTGTTGATCACGTAGTCGGCAATGATCCCGGTGGCGATGGCGACCAGCAGCAGGTTGCCGCGGTCATCGCGGATCCAGTGATGGTCGCGCGGCGGGCGGCGCACCGAATAGCGGCTGTAATCGTCCACCACGTAGACCGGGCCGCCGTAGTACTCACGGTAGCGGTGGCCACGCGCCCAGCCGTAGGAGCCATACCCCGGCGCCGGGCGATAGACCACACGCGGCGGCGGGCCTGGACGGTAGTAACCACGATTGTCGTAGCGATGGTCGTAACGGCGGTCATGGCGGACCTCACGACGGTCATGACGATCGTGCCGGTCATGGCGATCGTGGCGGCTGTCGCGGCGGTCATCACGCCACTCCCGGCGGTCGTGACCGCGACCACGGTGGTCATCGGCGAAGGCCGGGCCACGGTGCCCAAGGCCAGCAGCGAGGCGACGGCCCCGACCACAAATCGATTCATGCGCATGACTGGCCTCGCTTGGTGGGTTGATGGCTCCATCATGCGCACCCCATCTGAACGGTCTCCGGCTGGAAACGGTTTCCAATTCAAGGGCTTTGACCCCGCATTCAGGCGGCGGCAAGCCCCGGCGCCCTTGGCTTCCGGCGGCATTGATCGCTTCCGGCTATAATCGGGGCATCCTTTTCTTCCTCTGTTCCTGTTCCGTCCGGAACGGGCGCAGGGTTGCGCCTTCGGAGAGCTCATGTCCTCGCAATACATCTACACCATGAACCGCGTCAGCAAGGTGGTCCCGCCCAAGCGGCAGATCATCAAGGACATCTCGCTGTCGTTCTTCCCGGGTGCCAAGATCGGCCTGCTGGGCCTGAACGGTGCCGGCAAGTCCACGGTGCTCAAGATCATGGCCGGCGTGGACACCGATTTCGAGGGCGAAGCCCGCCCGCAGCCCGGCATCAAGGTCGGCTACCTGGCCCAGGAACCGGAGCTGGACCCGACCAAGACCGTGCGTGAAGCAGTCGAGGAAGGCGTCGGCGAAGTGCTGCAGGCGCAGGCCCAGCTGGACGCGGTCTACCTGGCCTATGCCGAGGAAGGCGCCGACTTCGACAAGCTGGCCAAGGAACAGGAGCGCCTTGAGGCGATCCTCGCCGCCGGCGATGCGCACACCCTGGAAAACCAGCTGGACGTGGCCGCCGATGCGCTGCGCCTGCCGCCGTGGGATGCGGTGATCGGCAAGCTCTCCGGTGGTGAAAAGCGCCGCGTGGCCCTGTGCCGCCTGCTGCTGCAGAAGCCGGACATGCTGCTGCTCGACGAACCGACCAACCATCTGGACGCCGAGTCCGTTGAGTGGCTGGAACAGTTCCTGGCGCGCTACACCGGCACCGTCGTGGCGGTCACCCATGATCGCTACTTCCTGGACAACGCCGCCGAGTGGATCCTGGAACTGGATCGCGGCCGCGGCATTCCGTGGAAGGGCAACTACACCGATTGGCTGATGCAGAAGGACGAGCGCCTGAAGCAGGAAGACAACCAGGAAAAATCCCGCCAGAAGGCGATCCAGAAGGAACTGGAGTGGTCGCGCCAGAACGCCAAGGGTGGCCGCACCAAGGGCAAGGCCCGTCTGGCCCGCCTGGAAGAGCTGCAGTCGGTGGATTACCAGAAGCGCAACGAGACCAATGAAATCTTCATCCCGCCGGGCGAGCGCCTGGGCAACTCGGTGATGGAGTTCAAGAACGTCTCCAAGAAGTTCGGCGACCGCCTGCTGTTCGACGAACTGAGCTTCCTGGTGCCGGCCGGCGCGATCGTGGGCATCATCGGCCCCAACGGTGCCGGTAAGTCGACCCTGTTCAAGATGATCACCGGGCAGGAAAAGCCGGATTCGGGCGAAATCACCGTCGGCCCGACCGTCAAGCTGTCCTACGTGGACCAGAGCCGCGACGCGCTGGAAGGCAACCACAACGTCTTCCAGGAAATCGCCGGCGGCCTGGACATCCTCAACATCAACGGCATCGAGATCCAGTCGCGCGCCTACATCGGCCGCTTCAACTTCAAGGGCCAGGATCAGCAGAAGCTGGTCGGTTCGCTGTCCGGTGGTGAGCGTGGCCGCCTGCACATGGCCAAGACCCTGCTGCAGGGTGGCAACGTGCTGCTGCTCGATGAACCGTCCAACGATCTGGACATCGAAACCCTGCGTGCGCTGGAAGATGCGCTGCTGGAGTTCCCGGGCAACACCTTCGTGATTTCGCATGACCGCTGGTTCCTGGATCGCATCGCGACCCACATCCTGGCGTTCGAAGGCGATTCGCACGTGGAGTTCTTCCAGGGCAACTACCGCGAGTACGAAGAAGACAAGCGCCGCCGCATGGGCGACGACGCTGCGCCGAAGCGCCTGCGCTTCAAGGCGCTGAAATAAGGCAACCGGAAAGGCCGCGCTCGCGCGGCCTTTCTCATTTCGGTAGGTCACCACCGTTGGTGGTGATGCTTTGAAGCGTACCGACCAACGGTCGGTACCCACCACCAACGGTTTGAGATTTCGCGATGTCCCTCCCCGAACGCCTGTTCCAGCTGCAGCAGCACGGCACCTCCGTGCGCACCGAACTGCTGGCCGGCCTGACCACGTTCCTGACGATGTCCTACATCGTCTTCGTCAACCCGGACATCCTGGCCACCACCGGCATGGACCCGGGCGCGGTGTTCGTCGCCACCTGCCTGGCCGCCGCGCTGGGCTCGCTGGTAATGGCATTCGCGGCCAACTTCCCGGTCGGCATGGCGCCCGGCATGGGCTTGAATGCGTTCTTCGCCTTCACCGTGGTGGGCGCGGCCGGCCTGCCATGGCAGCAGGCGCTGGCGGCGGTGTTCATCTCCGGCCTGGTCTTTCTGGTGCTGTCACTGACCGGCGTACGCGCCTGGCTGGTGGCGGGTATCCCCGCTTCGCTGCGCGCGGCGATCGTGGCCGGCATCGGCCTGTTCCTGGCGATCATCGCGCTGCAGAAATCCGGCGTGATCATCGCCAACACCGACACCCTGGTCGCGCTTGGGCCGCTCAATACCGCCCCACCGCTGCTGGCGCTGGCTGGCTTTCTGCTGATCGCGATCCTGGAGGCACGCAAGGTGCGCGGCGCAATCCTGATCGGCATCCTGGCGGTGACCGGGGCGGCCTGGCTGCTCGGAGACGTGCAGTTCCATGGCCTGATCTCGCTGCCGCCGAGCCTGGCGCCGACGTTCCTGCAGTTGGACCTGCCGGGCCTGCTGCATCACGACGGTGGCGCGCCGATCGCGGTGCTGCTGCAGGTGGTGCTGGTGTTCGTGCTGGTGGAAGTGTTCGATGCCACCGGCACGCTGTACGGCGTGGTCGGTCGTGCGGGCCTGTTGAAACTGCCCGGCGCGCAGAAGCGGTTCGGCCGTGCCTTGTTGGCCGACAGCACCGCGATCGTCGCCGGTTCGCTGCTCGGGACCAGCAGCACCACCGCCTTCGCTGAAAGCGCCTCGGGCGTGCAGGCCGGTGGCCGTACCGGTCTGACCGCGCTGGTGGTGGCGGCATTGTTCCTGGCGGCGCTGCTGTTCTCGCCCCTGGCGGCGATGGTGCCCGGCTACGCCACCGCCCCTGCCCTGCTGTTCGTGGCCGGGTTGATGCTGCGCGAGCTGGTCGATGTGGACTGGGGCGACCTGACCGAATCGGTGCCGGCCGCGCTGTGCGCGCTGGCGATGCCGTTCACCTATTCCATTGCCAACGGCCTGGCCTTCGGCTTCATCGCATATGCGGTGCTCAAGGCCGGCACCGGGCGCTGGCGCGACGTGCATCCGGCGGTGTGGCTGGTGGCCGGGTTGTTCGTGCTGCGCTACGCGCTGGAGTGATCGACGGGCACCGGCCGTGTGCCGGTGCTGGTCAGGCCCAGGCTGGGCGCAGTTGGCCGTCGGCGGCAAAGCGATAGCGGCCTTCGTACCAGCCCAGGGCAAACAGACTGAGCACCTGCTCGTAATAGCGCGGCGGCGCGGCGCGCTGCTGCTCCGGTGTCGGCAGCGCAGCGACCATTGCCTTGGTGCGTTCGGCCTCGCCCTGCGCCTGCAGGTACGGCACCAGGGCCGCCTGGAAACCGTAGTTGCCGGTGCCTTCGCGTATGCCGGTGAGCGTGTTGACCTTCTCCGGCATCGGCTGGCCCTCGCGCAGGGTGCTCAGCGGGCCGTGCAGCGCATCCAGAACCGAGCGGAAACTGGGATCGTTCACGGCGGTCATGCCTGCCCACAGATAGCAGCGGATGGCGTCGTAACTGCCGAGCGGACCCTTGTCCGGATCAGCGATGAAGCCGCCGTCGCGCCACGCGGTCCAGTCCGGCGCAAAGCCGTGGGGTGCGGTATCGCGCAGCAGGCGAACGCTGTTGCCGATCACGGTGGTCCACGGCCCGCTCGGATCAAGCGCGGCGAAGCGGCGCAGCAGCGGCAACGGCAGGTAGCTGGGGTTGAACCGCCACGTGTCTTCCGTCGCAAATCCTTTGGGCCCAGGCATCAACATCGTGCCCAGGCCCGGAACATCGACCAGCTCCTGCACCTGGATCGCCGCCAGCATCGCTTCGGCGGTCTGCCGCAGCGCCGGCCGTTTCCACAACCGCGCTGCCTCGTGCAGGGTATAGGCGAGCCAGACATCCGAGTCGCTGGCGGGATTGTCGTCCAGCACCTTCCATGCATTGGCCGTGGTGTCGCGCCCCCACAGCCAGGCGGGCAGGCGCTGGGCCATGCTGCCGCCGGCGAGGTTGTCCTCGGTCCAGCGCAGGAGGCGATCGAACAGCGGCTGATCGTTGTCCACCAGCGCGAAAAACAGCGCGTAGGACTGGCCTTCGGAGGTCGAACGCTGGTCGGCGTTGTTGTGGTCGACCATGCGCCCGTCCGGAGTCACGCTGGAGGCACGCATCACCTGCCACGCCGTCCACGGGCCGGGCCCGCGCGCCGGGCCGTTGGCCGAGCAGGCCAGCAGCGGAGTAACGGCCAGCGCCTGCAGCAGGCGGCGGCGCATCCGATGGAACGATGGGGATTCAGTCACGGACATCAGCCTCTTCGCAGCGGGACCTGGGAAGCCTGCGGGACGCCCGCGGCCAGGTAAAGCCTGGCAGCGGGCCGGTCATCAACGCATGACGGTAATCATTCACCCGACGCGTACGGCGAGCGCAGCGGCTGCGGCTGCTTGCCCAGCCCGGCGCCGAGGCGGTCGAGCAGGAAGCGCAGGTACAGGCTGGTACCGAACTGCCGGTAGTCACGCGCGTTGTTGAACTCCATGCGCCCGCCCAGGAACAGCTGCGAAGACAGCTGCCATTCGGCCGCGGCGCTGAGGTTGTAGGACACGCCGGTCTTGGTCTGGCCGGTATAGACCGGGTCCACGTACTCGGTGGTCAGTCCCAGCAACGCAGCCATCGAGGCGGCCTCGTAAGCAGCCTGCTGCATCGCCGGATCGGTCGGGAAGTACGGCGCAGCGTCTTCCTTGAAGTGCTGTACGCCGACGCTGGTATCCAGCTGCCACGCCACGCGGCCGCTGGAAGTACGCCCGTTCCAGTGCACCGGGAAGCCGACATCCACATAGCGCTGCGGACTGAAGTAACCGCCATGTCCGTAGGTGAAGCCGCTGAGGTTGCGGTCGTACTGCATCGCGGTCAGGTTGAGGCCGGCGGTCAGCGACTGGTTGTCGGTCTCCAGGGCGTGCACGTAGACGCCCACGCCAACTTCCTGGCGATCGTTGTCGGCCACGTTCTCGCCTTCCAGGCGATGCCAGGACGCGCTGGCGTAGCCGCCCAACTGACCGTTGTCGACGGTCGCGGCGAGCTTGGCGCCGCTCGCGGTCACCCCGCCCCAGCGCAGCCCGTTGCGCCCGTCTTCCACGCCGGCGAAGGACAGCAGGCTGTCGGTCACCGCACGGCGCGAGGCCTCACCGGACCAGGTCAGCGCATCGCCGATCTGACCGCGGTAGCCGATGCCGCCGACGATCTGGGTGTCATCGAAGCCGAGCGGCGTGCTGCCGACATCGGCGCGGAAGCCACCCCGCTCATAGCCCACCGAAACACCGGCGCCGCTGGCATCCTGGGAGCTCATGCGGCGGGCACCGGCGGCATTGGCCACCATCGCGTACAAAGTGTCCTGGAACGCCTGCGGTGTCTGTGAGCCACCGCCGCCCTGGGCCAGCGTCTTGAGCTGGGCCTGCTCGGCCGCGCTCAGCCCGCGCACCAGGCCGGCATTGCCCAGTACCTGGGTGGCGATGTCGCTGATCGGGGTATTGGCCAGATCGCGGCTGAGGATGTAACTCGGCAGCGGATCGGCGAACAGCAGCGCACGTGCGGCAGCGGCCCGTTCGGCCTGGGTGAGCGAACCGTCGGTCTGGTTGAACAGTTCCTGGTAACGACCGTTGTCCAGCGCGCGGTCGTAGATCAGATTGCGGGTCGCGTTGCTCTCGCCACGGGTCAGCAGCGTCTGGTACAGCGACGAGCCGACCAGGTCATCGACCGGTGTGCGGTCAGCGGCCAGTGCACCGGCCAAAGCGGCCTGCGGGCCACCGCCGAAGCGGCTGGCACTGGTGTATTCCGGATCGGGGCGCCCGGCATCGAGCACGGTCGGGGTGATTGCCACCTTGAGCTTGCCGTCGCCGACCGCGAACTGCCCTTCCAGCGGCACCTGCAGGTCATCGAGCTGGCCCATGCCGGCTTCGCCAGCGCGGGTGCGATACGCCGCGCCGACCGCCAGGCTGCTGCTGTTCTCGGCCTTGAGCGCGCGCAGTTCGTCGAGCACGCCGTTGCCGGTGGTGGCTGGCGGCAGCGGACCTAGCGCGGTATTGCGCGAGGCGCGCGGCGCACTCGCCTGGCTGGGCACCTGGCGCGAGCCGGGCACCGGCAACGGCAGGGCGACACCGCCGCTGGCCGCAGCCGTCGCCATGACCGGTTCCGGCAGGCCATCGGCATCGATTACTGGAGTGACGCTTGCCGGGCCCAGGCTCATGCCCATCGCCGGGCCGGCGTCCATCGGCAGGGGTTGGGCAGCCAGGCGGGCAGTCGCGGCCGGCAGTGGCAGACCACCATCGCGCAGCGCTGCGGTACGGGTGCCACCGCCACGGTTGAGACCGGCGAACGGATTGAAGCTGCCACCGCTGGCCAGCATCGCGGTGCTGGCCTGCGGGTAGCCATTGTCGAGTTGGCCGCTGCCCTTCGCGGCGGCGGCCAGCGACGCGCGGAAGTAGCTTTCGGCGCGGCGGTTCTTGCCGGCCGCGCGATACACGCGCCCTGCCGCCGCCAACACATCCGGCGACTCCGGCGCCTGCTTCAGCGCGCGCTCCAGATACTGTTCGGCCAGATCCATGTCACGCATCGCCGCGGCACTGCCCGCGGCGGCAACCATCGCATCCAGATCGCCCGGTGCCAGCTGCAACTGCTGCTGGTACAGCGCCAGGGCTTGGCCGTTGTCGCCTGCGGCGGCATACAGGCGCGCCAGGGCCGCGATATTGCGCGGGTCCTGCGGGCGCTCGGCCAATGCCGGGGCCAACACCGCGTACGCGCCTTCAAGATTGCCAAGCTCCCGCAGGGCATCGACCTGGCGCAGCACGTAGCCGCTGCGCAGATCGTTCAAGCGGGTCTGCTGGCTGGCCGAGAGCGGCACGTCGGCGAGCTGGCGCAGGATCGCGGCGACCTCGCCATCGCGACCGGCGCGCAGCAGCACCGAGGCATATTCCAGGCGGTTGTCGACGCTGGGCGAACCGCCTTCGATCAGGCGCTGCGCCAGCACGAGGGCGCGCTGCTGGCTGCCGATGTCGGCGTAGGCACCGGCCAACGCGGCCACGATGGCCGGGTTCTTGACCCGGTCGCCGAGTGCGGCTTCGGCGCGGGCCAGCAACAGCTGCGCTTCGCCGCTGCGCTGGCGCTGCATGAGCGAGCGCGCCTGGGCGGCCTGCACCTGCACCCACGCGGTGTCGTGCAACGCGGTCATTTCCGAATCACGCGACGCGGTGGGAATGCGTTCCAGCAACGCATACGCGCGCGGCCAGTCACTGTTCTCCTGAGCGAACAGGGCCTGCGCATACAGCGAGGTCGCCGAGCTGTCGTCCAGCGCGCGCAGCCCTTCGATGACACCATTGGCCTGGTCCGGACGACCCGCGCGCGTGTACAGGCGCGCCAGTTCCAACCGCAGCCATGGGTCACGCGGCTGCACCAGCAATGCATCTTCCAGCTCGATCTGCGCCATCTCGATGCTGCCCT contains the following coding sequences:
- the bcsZ gene encoding cellulose synthase complex periplasmic endoglucanase BcsZ — protein: MSVTESPSFHRMRRRLLQALAVTPLLACSANGPARGPGPWTAWQVMRASSVTPDGRMVDHNNADQRSTSEGQSYALFFALVDNDQPLFDRLLRWTEDNLAGGSMAQRLPAWLWGRDTTANAWKVLDDNPASDSDVWLAYTLHEAARLWKRPALRQTAEAMLAAIQVQELVDVPGLGTMLMPGPKGFATEDTWRFNPSYLPLPLLRRFAALDPSGPWTTVIGNSVRLLRDTAPHGFAPDWTAWRDGGFIADPDKGPLGSYDAIRCYLWAGMTAVNDPSFRSVLDALHGPLSTLREGQPMPEKVNTLTGIREGTGNYGFQAALVPYLQAQGEAERTKAMVAALPTPEQQRAAPPRYYEQVLSLFALGWYEGRYRFAADGQLRPAWA
- a CDS encoding cellulose biosynthesis protein BcsC, yielding MFRKTLTPLCLVGLCVLTVPAFAQNASSTQQLVSQGNYWQDQGREDLAADAWRKLLATDPNQADALLGLGLIDLNQGRRAEAQKRLQQLQARHPSSAQTTRLRMALGGGGGGNQLQTARRAAAAGRYVEAVRAYDEAFGAGGPPNDLALEYYQVLAGTPEGWTRARDGLRRIATGNNNPAKLALAQVLTYREPTRREGIAQLRTLSQATDTAGPARAAWRQALLWLNATTADAPLYQAFLDVVPNDREVAAKQAQLREQAIANRPVPQDPNQRLLGEGFRALDSNNLAQAEARFAQVLRARPRDAEALGGLGSVRLRQERFGEANELLRPAAAINGKWRSAADAARYWLTLQEVRRQPSGDAIARVQQVIALQPKEPAGYVALADLQSGSDPAAAERGYRKALELDAGNAGALQGLVGLLGRLGRADEAAALFDRLTPAQQESAGGQSVLRANLARARAQQALAEGSIEMAQIELEDALLVQPRDPWLRLELARLYTRAGRPDQANGVIEGLRALDDSSATSLYAQALFAQENSDWPRAYALLERIPTASRDSEMTALHDTAWVQVQAAQARSLMQRQRSGEAQLLLARAEAALGDRVKNPAIVAALAGAYADIGSQQRALVLAQRLIEGGSPSVDNRLEYASVLLRAGRDGEVAAILRQLADVPLSASQQTRLNDLRSGYVLRQVDALRELGNLEGAYAVLAPALAERPQDPRNIAALARLYAAAGDNGQALALYQQQLQLAPGDLDAMVAAAGSAAAMRDMDLAEQYLERALKQAPESPDVLAAAGRVYRAAGKNRRAESYFRASLAAAAKGSGQLDNGYPQASTAMLASGGSFNPFAGLNRGGGTRTAALRDGGLPLPAATARLAAQPLPMDAGPAMGMSLGPASVTPVIDADGLPEPVMATAAASGGVALPLPVPGSRQVPSQASAPRASRNTALGPLPPATTGNGVLDELRALKAENSSSLAVGAAYRTRAGEAGMGQLDDLQVPLEGQFAVGDGKLKVAITPTVLDAGRPDPEYTSASRFGGGPQAALAGALAADRTPVDDLVGSSLYQTLLTRGESNATRNLIYDRALDNGRYQELFNQTDGSLTQAERAAAARALLFADPLPSYILSRDLANTPISDIATQVLGNAGLVRGLSAAEQAQLKTLAQGGGGSQTPQAFQDTLYAMVANAAGARRMSSQDASGAGVSVGYERGGFRADVGSTPLGFDDTQIVGGIGYRGQIGDALTWSGEASRRAVTDSLLSFAGVEDGRNGLRWGGVTASGAKLAATVDNGQLGGYASASWHRLEGENVADNDRQEVGVGVYVHALETDNQSLTAGLNLTAMQYDRNLSGFTYGHGGYFSPQRYVDVGFPVHWNGRTSSGRVAWQLDTSVGVQHFKEDAAPYFPTDPAMQQAAYEAASMAALLGLTTEYVDPVYTGQTKTGVSYNLSAAAEWQLSSQLFLGGRMEFNNARDYRQFGTSLYLRFLLDRLGAGLGKQPQPLRSPYASGE
- a CDS encoding NCS2 family permease — translated: MSLPERLFQLQQHGTSVRTELLAGLTTFLTMSYIVFVNPDILATTGMDPGAVFVATCLAAALGSLVMAFAANFPVGMAPGMGLNAFFAFTVVGAAGLPWQQALAAVFISGLVFLVLSLTGVRAWLVAGIPASLRAAIVAGIGLFLAIIALQKSGVIIANTDTLVALGPLNTAPPLLALAGFLLIAILEARKVRGAILIGILAVTGAAWLLGDVQFHGLISLPPSLAPTFLQLDLPGLLHHDGGAPIAVLLQVVLVFVLVEVFDATGTLYGVVGRAGLLKLPGAQKRFGRALLADSTAIVAGSLLGTSSTTAFAESASGVQAGGRTGLTALVVAALFLAALLFSPLAAMVPGYATAPALLFVAGLMLRELVDVDWGDLTESVPAALCALAMPFTYSIANGLAFGFIAYAVLKAGTGRWRDVHPAVWLVAGLFVLRYALE
- the ettA gene encoding energy-dependent translational throttle protein EttA, translating into MSSQYIYTMNRVSKVVPPKRQIIKDISLSFFPGAKIGLLGLNGAGKSTVLKIMAGVDTDFEGEARPQPGIKVGYLAQEPELDPTKTVREAVEEGVGEVLQAQAQLDAVYLAYAEEGADFDKLAKEQERLEAILAAGDAHTLENQLDVAADALRLPPWDAVIGKLSGGEKRRVALCRLLLQKPDMLLLDEPTNHLDAESVEWLEQFLARYTGTVVAVTHDRYFLDNAAEWILELDRGRGIPWKGNYTDWLMQKDERLKQEDNQEKSRQKAIQKELEWSRQNAKGGRTKGKARLARLEELQSVDYQKRNETNEIFIPPGERLGNSVMEFKNVSKKFGDRLLFDELSFLVPAGAIVGIIGPNGAGKSTLFKMITGQEKPDSGEITVGPTVKLSYVDQSRDALEGNHNVFQEIAGGLDILNINGIEIQSRAYIGRFNFKGQDQQKLVGSLSGGERGRLHMAKTLLQGGNVLLLDEPSNDLDIETLRALEDALLEFPGNTFVISHDRWFLDRIATHILAFEGDSHVEFFQGNYREYEEDKRRRMGDDAAPKRLRFKALK
- the glyA gene encoding serine hydroxymethyltransferase — its product is MFPRDVRIETYDPELAKAIAAETQRQEDHVELIASENYTSPAVMEAQGSQLTNKYAEGYPGKRYYGGCEYVDVAEQLAIDRLKQLFDADYANVQPHSGSQANQAVYFALLQPGDTILGMSLAHGGHLTHGAKVNASGKLFNAIQYGVDEAGLIDYDEVERLALEHKPKMVVAGFSAYSQVVDWARFRAIADKVGAYLFVDMAHVAGLVAAGVYPSPLPHAHVVTSTTHKTLRGPRGGIIIAKGASEELQKKLQSIVFPGIQGGPLMHVIAGKAVAFKEALEPGFKAYQQQVVKNAQAMANTLIARGYKIVSGGTQNHLMLVDMIGKDVSGKDAEAALGLAHITVNKNSVPNDPRSPFVTSGLRLGTPAVTTRGYVEQDCVDLANWIADVLDAPADEAVIARVRDAVSAQCRKYPVYG